From Hirundo rustica isolate bHirRus1 chromosome 19, bHirRus1.pri.v3, whole genome shotgun sequence, a single genomic window includes:
- the SPAG5 gene encoding sperm-associated antigen 5 isoform X1: MQRAQTPAAQRRPRRTPLQELQMQSGADRTSLTPLLRRLRLKDHDCATPVSCARGPRSSVTAVPCTPRARRNATLGTPSSTTPMPCTLEPPSSTTLEPPRTSPQGLRPPILKPDASEVPSNSTLIPGALENSSSTSPEAPGSPVSVSNMPELPDNTVPAPLCSPDLGPSTQEPSSNTVPASVCNSIPVPGISESPSGTVPASVCSSIPSPSISEPPSSSIPVPSSPEPSSSTVPASVCSSIPVPSTPEPSSSSIPVPSSPEPPSSTVPAFVCSSIPVPSTPEPSSSTILVPSSPEPSSSTVPASVCSSIPVPSSPEPHSSIRPAFVCSSIPVSSTPEPSSSSIPVPSSPEPSSSSIPVPSSPEPSSSTVSVPLCSSTTEPPSSTGPAFVCSSIPVSGTPEPSSSSIPVSGTPEPSSSTVPASVCSSIPVSSSPIPAPSSPEPSSSTIPVPLCSSFLGSSTPECPGNAVPVSLCSSIPVAGTLESPGSTTPGPPNIISSVSCNPNSPGSSALPPCSCGSPGNASTASCTPGPPGTSSTPQKAPFHGWRAAPPDFSCSFEPPSTNGSSDPLHCQGTPEGAEPEQSPPGLPPIETSGLEPAGSEATVIPVTSPESTLGALSWMLPLVWQEKTLNASLLVETLWHSLPHSKPQQDASSSVTPVPTAVTSTTPVSTVVTGTSTTPLSTVVTGTSMTPISTVVTGTSTTPVSTAVSGTSTTPVPTTAIGTSMTPVPTMAAGTSTTPVLSVATGTFMTPRDVWERSMNTSRGSLPCAKDSAAETDSLLWHCPREWLKTLPRAELEGRLESSLIIIEALSLQLRDWQESQRPRPGVGPAKQRDALTQTDTTHPEGSQSSQSLLFQGLVDAAFRSLQDEQGALAQEQEQEGTLVSQCQAVLESVPSKVQSCLEERDAIRQRLDEALQAKDQGYLFLEAFCAHASAQISARDQSLASQQELSTLLVHATNLQASLSAKEQSFWEFLDVIFENLEKERRALDEEREQTRALVSQTRALLERVPGKLRSCLEELAAAQERAEEALQAKEEASCQLEKTLVTLQDTGAQLEHLTVANSCLEKDLSSRKAKLASMEKERDVLQQKNKKQWEEIAQLAKETNSLQQECKELRRELRESTECREFLNQENQMYQTQVLEMEASLNSTLATLQECVLQRKELMESQQRLREEQAALSKELSSTKAELLNLQTKRNKVSWCSTDIMESKTRLQELADCLKAALEEQDDDDAPSRSKAWTPGPQALGWQTPRRAWTPRRAWTPACRTPACHTPHHAGSSFVGSVLKAMAGKDANETTRSGSTAAKDKLASVSKPIDPEDTLLEGVKELRAVVSSLAILSSRIQELEQSEFRALQTEISDLQCRLDTVTAQSQERVDTQAATIAKLNEALRTKLQNEKELQDVVKQQEKKLSQLINKSGEVARLETEVLQLKRLLQYAETEATVLWEEVRGKEHQVDTAHVQERVMLRREVDKLRLLLVEKDNENMRLNDKYLEQVRGLEVKLHHTQKVLRTHEEMQEKIKEALLAVPEVAVGCQELQSLLRYLGLKPASKEAAEPL; this comes from the exons ATGCAGCGCGCCCAGACCCCCGCC GCGCAGAGGCGGCCCCGGCGCACcccactgcaggagctgcagatgcAGTCGGGCGCCGACCGGACCAGCCTGACCCCCCTGCTCCGCCGGCTGCGGCTCAAG GACCATGACTGCGCCACCCCAGTGTCCTGCGCCCGGGGTCCTCGCAGCAGCGTCACCGCGGTGCCCTGCACCCCAAGAGCCCGGCGAAATGCTACCCTGGgcacccccagcagcaccaccccAATGCCTTGCACCCTGGAgccccccagcagcaccacttTGGAGCCCCCCAGGACTTCTCCCCAGGGCCTCAGGCCTCCCATCCTTAAGCCTGATGCCTCTGAGGTCCCCAGCAATTCCACCCTTATTCCTGGTGCCTTAGAGaactccagcagcaccagcccagagGCCCCTGGCAGTCCTGTCTCAGTGTCCAACATGCCAGAGCTCCCAGACAACACCGTGCCAGCTCCTCTGTGCAGTCCAGACCTGGGGCCCAGCACCCAGGAGCCCTCCAGCAACACTGTGCCAGCCTCTGTGTGCAACTCCATCCCAGTGCCTGGCATCTCAGAGTCCCCCAGCGGCACAGTGCCAGCCTCTGTGTGCAGCTCCATCCCAAGCCCCAGCATCTCAGagccccccagcagctccatcccagtgcccagcagcccagagccctccagcagcacagtgccagcctctgtgtgcagctccatccctgtgcccagcaccccagagccctccagcagctccatcccagtgcccagcagcccagagcctcccagcagcactgtgcCAGCCTTTGtgtgcagctccatccctgtgcccagcaccccagagccctccagcagcaccatccTAGTGcccagcagcccagagccctccagcagcactgtgccagcctctgtgtgcagctccatcccagtgcccagcagccCAGAGCCTCACAGCAGCATTAGGCCAGCCTTTGTGTGCAGCTCTATTCCAGTGTCCAGCACCCCagagccctccagcagctccatcccagtgcccagcagcccagagccctccagcagctccatcccagtgcccagcagcccagagccctcTAGCAGCACAGTTTCTGTCCCCCTGTGCAGCTCCACCACAGAgcctcccagcagcactgggccAGCCTTTGTGTGCAGTTCCATTCCAGTGTCTGGCACCCCagagccctccagcagctccattcCAGTGTCTGGCACCCCGGAGCCCTCTAGCAGCACTGTGCCAGCCTCTGTGTGCAGCTCTATCCCCGTGTCCAGCAGCCCcattccagctcccagcagcccagagccctccagcagcaccattCCAGTTCCCCTGTGCAGCTCCTTCCTAGGATCCAGCACCCCAGAGTGCCCTGGCAACGCTGTGCCCGTCTCCCTGTGCAGCTCCATCCCAGTGGCCGGCACCTTGGAGTCCCCTGGCAGCACCACCCCAGGGCCTCCCAACATTATTAGCTCAGTGTCTTGCAACCCAAACtctccaggcagctctgctctacCCCCCTGCAGTTGTGGGTCCCCTGGCaatgccagcacagcctcctgtACCCCAGGGCCCCCCGGCACCAGCTCCACTCCGCAGAAAGCTCCTTTCCACGGGTGGCGAGCAGCGCCTCCagacttttcctgcagctttgagCCCCCATCTACAAATGGGAGTTCTGATCCTCTGCATTGCCAAGGCACACCTGAGGGAGCCGAGCCGGAACAGAGCCCACCTGGCCTCCCTCCCATTGAGACAAGTGGGCTGGAGCCTGCTGGCTCAGAAGCCACTGTCATCCCTGTCACCTCGCCTGAATCGACCCTGGGTGCTCTGTCCTGGATGTTGCCACTGGTGTGGCAGGAGAAGACCCTCAACGCCTCGTTGCTGGTGGAAACCCTGTGGCACAGCCTGCCCCACAGCAAGCCACAGCAAGATGCcagcagcagtgtcacccctgtGCCCACTGCGGTCACCAGCACGACCCCTGTGTCCACTGTGGTCACTGGCACCAGCACAACCCCTCTGTCCACCGTGGTTACTGGCACCAGCATGACGCCCATATCCACCGTGGTCACTGGCACCAGCACGACTCCTGTGTCCACTGCGGTTTCTGGCACCAGCACGACCCCGGTGCCCACCACAGCCATTGGAACCAGCATGACCCCAGTGCCCACTATGGCCGCGGGCACCAGCACGACCCCGGTGCTCTCCGTGGCCACCGGCACCTTCATGACACCTCGGGATGTGTGGGAGAGGAGCATGAACACATCCAGGGGAAGCCTCCCCTGTGCCAAGGACAGTGCTGCTGAAACAGACTCCCTGCTCTGGCA ctgtccccggGAGTGGCTGAAGaccctgccacgggcagagctggaggggaggctggagagcagcctcATCATCATCGAAGCGCTCTCGCTGCAGCTGCGTGACTGGCAGGAGAGCCAGCGGCCGCGGCCTGGCGTGGGGCCGGCCAAGCAGAGGGATGCGCTCACACAGACGGACACCACCCACCCTGAAGGG agccagagcagccagagcctcCTGTTCCAGGGCCTCGTGGACGCCGCTTTTCGGAGCTTGCAGGATGAGCAGGGAGCCCTCGCGCAGGAG caggagcaggaagggacCCTGGTGTCCCAGTGCCAAGCTGTGCTTGAGAGTGTTCCCAGCAAGGTGCAGAGCTGTCTGGAAGAGCGGGATGCCATCAGGCAGAGACTGGATGAAGCCCTACAAGCCAAGGATCAG GGATATCTCTTCCTGGAGGCTTTCTGTGCCCACGCCAGTGCCCAGATCAGTGCCCGTGACCAGAGCCTGGCATCCCAGCAAGAGCTGAGCACGCTTCTGGTCCATGCCACCAACCTGCAG GCATCCCTGTCTGCCAAGGAGCAGTCTTTCTGGGAATTCTTAGATGTCATCTTTGAAAAtctggagaaggagaggagagccCTGGATGAGGAG cGGGAGCAGACAAGGGCCCTGGTGTCCCAAACCCGTGCCCTGTTGGAGCGTGTGCCTGGCaagctgaggagctgcctggaggagctggctgctgcaCAGGAACGAGCAGAGGAAGCTCTTCAAGCCAAGGAGGAG GCATCCTGCCAGCTGGAGAAGACCTTGGTGACCCTGCAGGACAcaggggctcagctggagcaCCTGACAGTGGCCAATTCATGCCTAGAGAAAG ACCTGAGCTCTAGAAAGGCAAAACTGGCCAGCATGGAGAAGGAGCGGGAtgtgctgcagcagaagaaCAAGAAGCAGTGGGAAGAGATTGCCCA GCTGGCAAAGGAGACGaactccctgcagcaggagtgcAAGGAGCTGCGCCGGGAGCTGCGGGAGTCCACCGAGTGCCGGGAG TTCCTGAATCAGGAGAACCAAATGTACCAGACCCAGGTGCTGGAGATGGAGGCCAGTCTGAACTCCACGCTGGCCACGCTGCAGGAGTGCGTCCTGCAGCGCAAGGAGCTGATGGAGTCCCAGCAACGCCTGCG ggaagagCAGGCTGCCCTCAGcaaggagctgagcagcacCAAGGCCGAGCTCCTCAACTTGCAGACAAAGAGGAACAAAGTTTCTTGGTGCTCCACGGACATTATGGAGAGCAAGACGCGGTTGCAGGAGCTTGCTGACTGCCTCAAGGCTGCTCTGGAAGAGCAG gatgatgatgatgctcCATCAAGAAGCAAAGCCTGGACCCCGGGCCCCCAGGCCCTGGGCTGGCAGACCCCACGTCGTGCCTGGACCCCACGCCGTGCCTGGACCCCGGCGTGCCGCACCCCGGCGTGCCACACCCCGCACCACGCCGGCAGCTCCTTTGTGGGCAGCGTCCTGAAAGCCATGGCAGGGAAAG ATGCCAATGAGACCACCAGAAGCGGGAGTACAGCTGCCAAGGACAAACTTGCCTCTGTGTCAAAGCCAATAG aTCCCGAGGACACTCTGCTGGAGGGCGTGAAGGAGCTGAGAGCTGTGGTCTCCAGCCTTGCCATACTGAGCTCTCGCATCCAGGAACTGGAGCAGAGCGAGTTCAGGGCACTGCAGACAGAGAT ctctgacCTGCAGTGCCGCCTGGACACGGTGACAGCTCAGAGCCAGGAGAGGGTGGATACCCAGGCTGCCACCATTGCCAAGCTGAACGAGGCGCTGAGGACCAAGCTTCAG AAcgagaaggagctgcaggacgtggtgaaacagcaggaaaagaaactgtCACAACTCATCAACAAGAGTGGGGAAGTTGCG AGGCTGGAGACAGAAGTCTTGCAGCTGAAGCGTCTGCTCCAGTATGCAGAGACAGAGGCCACGGTGCTGTGGGAGGAGGTGAGGGGCAAGGAGCACCAGGTGGACACTGCCCACGTCCAGGAGCGCGTCATGCTACGGCGAGAG GTGGATAAACTGCGGCTGCTGCTCGTGGAAAAAGACAATGAGAATATGCGGCTCAATGACAAGTACCTGGAGCAG GTCCGAGGGCTGGAGGTGAAGCTCCATCATACCCAGAAAGTGCTGAGGACCCACGAGGAGATGCAGGAGAAGATAAAAGAG gccCTGTTGGCTGTCCCTGAGGTGGCTGTGggctgccaggagctccagAGTCTGCTGCGCTATCTGGGCCTGAAGCCAGCCAGCAAGGAAGCTGCTGAGCCGCTATAG
- the SPAG5 gene encoding sperm-associated antigen 5 isoform X3, which yields MQRAQTPAAQRRPRRTPLQELQMQSGADRTSLTPLLRRLRLKDHDCATPVSCARGPRSSVTAVPCTPRARRNATLGTPSSTTPMPCTLEPPSSTTLEPPRTSPQGLRPPILKPDASEVPSNSTLIPGALENSSSTSPEAPGSPVSVSNMPELPDNTVPAPLCSPDLGPSTQEPSSNTVPASVCNSIPVPGISESPSGTVPASVCSSIPSPSISEPPSSSIPVPSSPEPSSSTVPASVCSSIPVPSTPEPSSSSIPVPSSPEPPSSTVPAFVCSSIPVPSTPEPSSSTILVPSSPEPSSSTVPASVCSSIPVPSSPEPHSSIRPAFVCSSIPVSSTPEPSSSSIPVPSSPEPSSSSIPVPSSPEPSSSTVSVPLCSSTTEPPSSTGPAFVCSSIPVSGTPEPSSSSIPVSGTPEPSSSTVPASVCSSIPVSSSPIPAPSSPEPSSSTIPVPLCSSFLGSSTPECPGNAVPVSLCSSIPVAGTLESPGSTTPGPPNIISSVSCNPNSPGSSALPPCSCGSPGNASTASCTPGPPGTSSTPQKAPFHGWRAAPPDFSCSFEPPSTNGSSDPLHCQGTPEGAEPEQSPPGLPPIETSGLEPAGSEATVIPVTSPESTLGALSWMLPLVWQEKTLNASLLVETLWHSLPHSKPQQDASSSVTPVPTAVTSTTPVSTVVTGTSTTPLSTVVTGTSMTPISTVVTGTSTTPVSTAVSGTSTTPVPTTAIGTSMTPVPTMAAGTSTTPVLSVATGTFMTPRDVWERSMNTSRGSLPCAKDSAAETDSLLWHCPREWLKTLPRAELEGRLESSLIIIEALSLQLRDWQESQRPRPGVGPAKQRDALTQTDTTHPEGSQSSQSLLFQGLVDAAFRSLQDEQGALAQEQEQEGTLVSQCQAVLESVPSKVQSCLEERDAIRQRLDEALQAKDQGYLFLEAFCAHASAQISARDQSLASQQELSTLLVHATNLQASLSAKEQSFWEFLDVIFENLEKERRALDEEREQTRALVSQTRALLERVPGKLRSCLEELAAAQERAEEALQAKEEASCQLEKTLVTLQDTGAQLEHLTVANSCLEKDLSSRKAKLASMEKERDVLQQKNKKQWEEIAQLAKETNSLQQECKELRRELRESTECREFLNQENQMYQTQVLEMEASLNSTLATLQECVLQRKELMESQQRLREEQAALSKELSSTKAELLNLQTKRNKVSWCSTDIMESKTRLQELADCLKAALEEQDDDDAPSRSKAWTPGPQALGWQTPRRAWTPRRAWTPACRTPACHTPHHAGSSFVGSVLKAMAGKDANETTRSGSTAAKDKLASVSKPIDPEDTLLEGVKELRAVVSSLAILSSRIQELEQSEFRALQTEISDLQCRLDTVTAQSQERVDTQAATIAKLNEALRTKLQRLETEVLQLKRLLQYAETEATVLWEEVRGKEHQVDTAHVQERVMLRREVDKLRLLLVEKDNENMRLNDKYLEQVRGLEVKLHHTQKVLRTHEEMQEKIKEALLAVPEVAVGCQELQSLLRYLGLKPASKEAAEPL from the exons ATGCAGCGCGCCCAGACCCCCGCC GCGCAGAGGCGGCCCCGGCGCACcccactgcaggagctgcagatgcAGTCGGGCGCCGACCGGACCAGCCTGACCCCCCTGCTCCGCCGGCTGCGGCTCAAG GACCATGACTGCGCCACCCCAGTGTCCTGCGCCCGGGGTCCTCGCAGCAGCGTCACCGCGGTGCCCTGCACCCCAAGAGCCCGGCGAAATGCTACCCTGGgcacccccagcagcaccaccccAATGCCTTGCACCCTGGAgccccccagcagcaccacttTGGAGCCCCCCAGGACTTCTCCCCAGGGCCTCAGGCCTCCCATCCTTAAGCCTGATGCCTCTGAGGTCCCCAGCAATTCCACCCTTATTCCTGGTGCCTTAGAGaactccagcagcaccagcccagagGCCCCTGGCAGTCCTGTCTCAGTGTCCAACATGCCAGAGCTCCCAGACAACACCGTGCCAGCTCCTCTGTGCAGTCCAGACCTGGGGCCCAGCACCCAGGAGCCCTCCAGCAACACTGTGCCAGCCTCTGTGTGCAACTCCATCCCAGTGCCTGGCATCTCAGAGTCCCCCAGCGGCACAGTGCCAGCCTCTGTGTGCAGCTCCATCCCAAGCCCCAGCATCTCAGagccccccagcagctccatcccagtgcccagcagcccagagccctccagcagcacagtgccagcctctgtgtgcagctccatccctgtgcccagcaccccagagccctccagcagctccatcccagtgcccagcagcccagagcctcccagcagcactgtgcCAGCCTTTGtgtgcagctccatccctgtgcccagcaccccagagccctccagcagcaccatccTAGTGcccagcagcccagagccctccagcagcactgtgccagcctctgtgtgcagctccatcccagtgcccagcagccCAGAGCCTCACAGCAGCATTAGGCCAGCCTTTGTGTGCAGCTCTATTCCAGTGTCCAGCACCCCagagccctccagcagctccatcccagtgcccagcagcccagagccctccagcagctccatcccagtgcccagcagcccagagccctcTAGCAGCACAGTTTCTGTCCCCCTGTGCAGCTCCACCACAGAgcctcccagcagcactgggccAGCCTTTGTGTGCAGTTCCATTCCAGTGTCTGGCACCCCagagccctccagcagctccattcCAGTGTCTGGCACCCCGGAGCCCTCTAGCAGCACTGTGCCAGCCTCTGTGTGCAGCTCTATCCCCGTGTCCAGCAGCCCcattccagctcccagcagcccagagccctccagcagcaccattCCAGTTCCCCTGTGCAGCTCCTTCCTAGGATCCAGCACCCCAGAGTGCCCTGGCAACGCTGTGCCCGTCTCCCTGTGCAGCTCCATCCCAGTGGCCGGCACCTTGGAGTCCCCTGGCAGCACCACCCCAGGGCCTCCCAACATTATTAGCTCAGTGTCTTGCAACCCAAACtctccaggcagctctgctctacCCCCCTGCAGTTGTGGGTCCCCTGGCaatgccagcacagcctcctgtACCCCAGGGCCCCCCGGCACCAGCTCCACTCCGCAGAAAGCTCCTTTCCACGGGTGGCGAGCAGCGCCTCCagacttttcctgcagctttgagCCCCCATCTACAAATGGGAGTTCTGATCCTCTGCATTGCCAAGGCACACCTGAGGGAGCCGAGCCGGAACAGAGCCCACCTGGCCTCCCTCCCATTGAGACAAGTGGGCTGGAGCCTGCTGGCTCAGAAGCCACTGTCATCCCTGTCACCTCGCCTGAATCGACCCTGGGTGCTCTGTCCTGGATGTTGCCACTGGTGTGGCAGGAGAAGACCCTCAACGCCTCGTTGCTGGTGGAAACCCTGTGGCACAGCCTGCCCCACAGCAAGCCACAGCAAGATGCcagcagcagtgtcacccctgtGCCCACTGCGGTCACCAGCACGACCCCTGTGTCCACTGTGGTCACTGGCACCAGCACAACCCCTCTGTCCACCGTGGTTACTGGCACCAGCATGACGCCCATATCCACCGTGGTCACTGGCACCAGCACGACTCCTGTGTCCACTGCGGTTTCTGGCACCAGCACGACCCCGGTGCCCACCACAGCCATTGGAACCAGCATGACCCCAGTGCCCACTATGGCCGCGGGCACCAGCACGACCCCGGTGCTCTCCGTGGCCACCGGCACCTTCATGACACCTCGGGATGTGTGGGAGAGGAGCATGAACACATCCAGGGGAAGCCTCCCCTGTGCCAAGGACAGTGCTGCTGAAACAGACTCCCTGCTCTGGCA ctgtccccggGAGTGGCTGAAGaccctgccacgggcagagctggaggggaggctggagagcagcctcATCATCATCGAAGCGCTCTCGCTGCAGCTGCGTGACTGGCAGGAGAGCCAGCGGCCGCGGCCTGGCGTGGGGCCGGCCAAGCAGAGGGATGCGCTCACACAGACGGACACCACCCACCCTGAAGGG agccagagcagccagagcctcCTGTTCCAGGGCCTCGTGGACGCCGCTTTTCGGAGCTTGCAGGATGAGCAGGGAGCCCTCGCGCAGGAG caggagcaggaagggacCCTGGTGTCCCAGTGCCAAGCTGTGCTTGAGAGTGTTCCCAGCAAGGTGCAGAGCTGTCTGGAAGAGCGGGATGCCATCAGGCAGAGACTGGATGAAGCCCTACAAGCCAAGGATCAG GGATATCTCTTCCTGGAGGCTTTCTGTGCCCACGCCAGTGCCCAGATCAGTGCCCGTGACCAGAGCCTGGCATCCCAGCAAGAGCTGAGCACGCTTCTGGTCCATGCCACCAACCTGCAG GCATCCCTGTCTGCCAAGGAGCAGTCTTTCTGGGAATTCTTAGATGTCATCTTTGAAAAtctggagaaggagaggagagccCTGGATGAGGAG cGGGAGCAGACAAGGGCCCTGGTGTCCCAAACCCGTGCCCTGTTGGAGCGTGTGCCTGGCaagctgaggagctgcctggaggagctggctgctgcaCAGGAACGAGCAGAGGAAGCTCTTCAAGCCAAGGAGGAG GCATCCTGCCAGCTGGAGAAGACCTTGGTGACCCTGCAGGACAcaggggctcagctggagcaCCTGACAGTGGCCAATTCATGCCTAGAGAAAG ACCTGAGCTCTAGAAAGGCAAAACTGGCCAGCATGGAGAAGGAGCGGGAtgtgctgcagcagaagaaCAAGAAGCAGTGGGAAGAGATTGCCCA GCTGGCAAAGGAGACGaactccctgcagcaggagtgcAAGGAGCTGCGCCGGGAGCTGCGGGAGTCCACCGAGTGCCGGGAG TTCCTGAATCAGGAGAACCAAATGTACCAGACCCAGGTGCTGGAGATGGAGGCCAGTCTGAACTCCACGCTGGCCACGCTGCAGGAGTGCGTCCTGCAGCGCAAGGAGCTGATGGAGTCCCAGCAACGCCTGCG ggaagagCAGGCTGCCCTCAGcaaggagctgagcagcacCAAGGCCGAGCTCCTCAACTTGCAGACAAAGAGGAACAAAGTTTCTTGGTGCTCCACGGACATTATGGAGAGCAAGACGCGGTTGCAGGAGCTTGCTGACTGCCTCAAGGCTGCTCTGGAAGAGCAG gatgatgatgatgctcCATCAAGAAGCAAAGCCTGGACCCCGGGCCCCCAGGCCCTGGGCTGGCAGACCCCACGTCGTGCCTGGACCCCACGCCGTGCCTGGACCCCGGCGTGCCGCACCCCGGCGTGCCACACCCCGCACCACGCCGGCAGCTCCTTTGTGGGCAGCGTCCTGAAAGCCATGGCAGGGAAAG ATGCCAATGAGACCACCAGAAGCGGGAGTACAGCTGCCAAGGACAAACTTGCCTCTGTGTCAAAGCCAATAG aTCCCGAGGACACTCTGCTGGAGGGCGTGAAGGAGCTGAGAGCTGTGGTCTCCAGCCTTGCCATACTGAGCTCTCGCATCCAGGAACTGGAGCAGAGCGAGTTCAGGGCACTGCAGACAGAGAT ctctgacCTGCAGTGCCGCCTGGACACGGTGACAGCTCAGAGCCAGGAGAGGGTGGATACCCAGGCTGCCACCATTGCCAAGCTGAACGAGGCGCTGAGGACCAAGCTTCAG AGGCTGGAGACAGAAGTCTTGCAGCTGAAGCGTCTGCTCCAGTATGCAGAGACAGAGGCCACGGTGCTGTGGGAGGAGGTGAGGGGCAAGGAGCACCAGGTGGACACTGCCCACGTCCAGGAGCGCGTCATGCTACGGCGAGAG GTGGATAAACTGCGGCTGCTGCTCGTGGAAAAAGACAATGAGAATATGCGGCTCAATGACAAGTACCTGGAGCAG GTCCGAGGGCTGGAGGTGAAGCTCCATCATACCCAGAAAGTGCTGAGGACCCACGAGGAGATGCAGGAGAAGATAAAAGAG gccCTGTTGGCTGTCCCTGAGGTGGCTGTGggctgccaggagctccagAGTCTGCTGCGCTATCTGGGCCTGAAGCCAGCCAGCAAGGAAGCTGCTGAGCCGCTATAG